CAGAGCGGCGGTGGTACGGGTTTTAGTTTTAGCAGGTTGCGGCCCAAAGGAGATATCGTTGGCAGTACCGGTGGGATTGCCAGCGGTCCGGTGTCATTTATGAAGGTATTCGATGCAGCAACCCAGGCCATCAAACAGGGAGGACGGAGGCGCGGTGCGAATATGGGTATCCTGAAGGTGGACCATCCCGATATTGTGGATTTTATTTCGGTGAAGCACGAGCCCGGTGTGCTCACTAATTTCAATCTCTCTGTGGGAGTGTCCGATGCTTTCATGGATGCGGTTGAGGCAGGGCAGTCCTTCGGACTGGTGAACCCCCGCAACGGTGAGGTCACAGCGTACAGGGATGCCATCGAGATATTCAAATTCATAGCAGCTTCGGCATGGGAGAGCGGTGAGCCGGGTCTGCTGTTCCTGGACCGTATCAACCGGGATAATCCTACCCCGGGGCTGGGAACAATTGAAGCCACCAATCCTTGTGGAGAACAGCCCCTTTTGCCTTATGAGGCCTGCAACCTGGGTTCAATAAACCTTGAAAGAATGGTTGATGGAGGCAACATTGATTATGATAAACTGGGCCGTACCGTGGATATTTCAGTGCGGTTCCTGGACAATGTAATAGACCTGGAGCAGTTCCCGCTTGAGAATATCGACCGGATGGTTAAGGGAAACAGGAAGATAGGGTTGGGTGTGATGGGGTTTGCAGACATGCTCATCTGTTTGGGTATTCCTTATAATTCTCCTGAGGCTGTGGAACGGGCTGAGGAGGTCATGACATTTTTGTGTAACCGGGCCGTACAGGCATCCGAAGAGATTGCACAGCGCAGGGGTGTATTCGGAAATTTCAGTGGCAGTATTTATGATAGACCTGGCTGGCCAGCGGTGCGCAATTCCACGCGCATTACCATTGCACCTACAGGTACCATTAGCATAATCGCAGGATGCAGCAGCGGTATCGAACCTATTTACGCCGTTTCGTATGTGAAGACCGTAATGGAAGGAGAGAAATTGATGTTCACCAATCCTCACTTCGAACAAATTGCAAGAAGTGAAGGATTCTATTCACCCAAACTGATGGAACGCATAGCCAGCGCCGGCTCCGTCAAGGGTATGCCTGAGGTTCCGGATGCTGTGCAACAGCTCTTCGTCACCTCCCACGATATGAGTTACGAATGGCATATCCGGCTGCAAGCCGCCTTCCAGAAATATGCTGACAATGCAATTTCCAAGACAATCAATTTCAGGCATGATGCTACAAAGGAAGATGTAATCAGGGCTTTCAGGCTGGCATATACGCTGGGATGCAAGGGTATCACGGTGTACCGGGACCGCAGCCGCAGCGAACAGGTGCTGACCACGGTGGACGATGTGCTGCAGGATTGTGATTACTGCGGGGTTGTACTGAACCCCACCTGAAAAAAGACAAAAACGAGGCCTACTTTTTGGCCTCGGCGTATGCCACTACGGTCTCTTTTACTCCCTACCCGAATGCAACCACTACTGCGAATCTCCAGGCCAGTGGTCCCAGGAATACAGAGAAGATACTGGTCCTGATCAGCATGGTATCAAGGGAAAGCAGGAATACCAACAGGAAAAGAAAACCTCTAAGAAGCGGCAGCATCATATCAGCTTCCTTTACATTCATCCCTTTCATGGCAGACTGTACATAATCCATGAGGAAATCGATGACCAGTGACCTTTGGCATAATCACTTGCAGTCCTGACATCTATTATTATGGTCCCAGTATCATCAATGCGGTCTTTCAGCATTTCCACACTGATCAGGTCCGGATTCGATTTTTTACCCATTTTCAAACCCCTTTTTCGCTATTTCACACAGACCATATTTTAGTCCCTTGTATACCCCTATTCACTCGATCTCAAGTGGTTCTTTTCGTGGCAACTGCCTTTTGAACTCATCTTGTTCATCCAGTCTGGATCTTCGAACAGGGCATATACGACCCCCATCAACTAACATTATTACATGTATCATTCTTCTTCATATTTTTTTCTCTTTGGTGGCTTTTTCTGCTGGCATTCAAATGAATACGTGAACATTCATACATTAAATAGTATGAATTAGACAAAATAATTACATCTTAGCAGAAGATGTACAAACTCATCTCACTCTGAAAAAAGAAATTTTTAACAAGGGAGTCCTGCCTCAACTTTGAACTATATACCAGATTAATCCACCCAATGTTGAGGTATTCTGTTATCAGTTAATACAATTCAGACCAATTATTTAGTTTAACGAAGTGTGTATTATATGGACAAAATATTTAACTACGGTATAAACATTACATCAAAAGGGTGAGTACCATGAATAAATACTTCCGAATCCTGGCACTTGTAGTGATAACTTCCTTT
The window above is part of the ANME-2 cluster archaeon genome. Proteins encoded here:
- a CDS encoding rhodanese-like domain-containing protein — protein: MGKKSNPDLISVEMLKDRIDDTGTIIIDVRTASDYAKGHWSSISSWIMYSLP
- a CDS encoding adenosylcobalamin-dependent ribonucleoside-diphosphate reductase, with translation MELSDNAQKVLRRRYLLKDEHGNVTETPEEMFCRVAGYVASADDLYGDVTGSEEEFYSIMSNLEFLPNSPTLMNAGTRIKQLAACFVLPVGDSLDEIFETLKNAAIIHQSGGGTGFSFSRLRPKGDIVGSTGGIASGPVSFMKVFDAATQAIKQGGRRRGANMGILKVDHPDIVDFISVKHEPGVLTNFNLSVGVSDAFMDAVEAGQSFGLVNPRNGEVTAYRDAIEIFKFIAASAWESGEPGLLFLDRINRDNPTPGLGTIEATNPCGEQPLLPYEACNLGSINLERMVDGGNIDYDKLGRTVDISVRFLDNVIDLEQFPLENIDRMVKGNRKIGLGVMGFADMLICLGIPYNSPEAVERAEEVMTFLCNRAVQASEEIAQRRGVFGNFSGSIYDRPGWPAVRNSTRITIAPTGTISIIAGCSSGIEPIYAVSYVKTVMEGEKLMFTNPHFEQIARSEGFYSPKLMERIASAGSVKGMPEVPDAVQQLFVTSHDMSYEWHIRLQAAFQKYADNAISKTINFRHDATKEDVIRAFRLAYTLGCKGITVYRDRSRSEQVLTTVDDVLQDCDYCGVVLNPT